One window of Macrococcus sp. 19Msa1099 genomic DNA carries:
- a CDS encoding transaldolase, translated as MTKLNVQVFADGADINQMKEAYQNKTVDGFTTNPSLMAKAGVEDYNSFAKAAVEAIPDASISFEVFGDDMEMMEKEAAIIQSFGENVFVKIPVVNTKGESMIPLIKRLSEQDIKLNITAVYTIEQVEAIVDAIKPGVESYVSVFAGRIADTGVDPMPLMKQSVEVCHSKDGVKLLWASCRELYNVIQADEIGCDIITCPADVVNKIPNIGRDINELSVDTVKGFEKDIKASGLSIL; from the coding sequence ATGACTAAGTTAAATGTTCAAGTATTCGCAGATGGTGCCGATATCAATCAGATGAAAGAGGCGTATCAGAACAAGACGGTAGATGGGTTTACGACAAACCCATCATTAATGGCTAAAGCAGGTGTAGAAGATTATAATTCATTTGCAAAGGCTGCAGTAGAAGCAATTCCTGATGCATCGATTTCATTTGAAGTGTTCGGTGATGATATGGAGATGATGGAGAAAGAAGCAGCCATCATCCAGTCATTCGGCGAAAATGTATTTGTTAAGATTCCTGTAGTGAACACAAAGGGAGAGTCAATGATTCCGCTTATCAAACGCTTATCTGAACAAGATATTAAACTGAATATCACTGCAGTATATACGATTGAACAAGTAGAAGCGATTGTGGATGCGATTAAACCGGGCGTTGAGTCATACGTATCAGTATTTGCTGGACGTATCGCGGATACAGGTGTAGATCCGATGCCTTTAATGAAACAGTCGGTTGAAGTTTGTCACAGTAAAGACGGCGTGAAGTTATTATGGGCAAGCTGTCGTGAGTTATACAATGTTATTCAGGCAGATGAAATCGGCTGTGATATTATTACGTGTCCGGCAGATGTTGTAAACAAGATCCCGAACATCGGGCGTGACATTAATGAACTTTCAGTAGATACTGTAAAAGGATTCGAAAAAGATATTAAAGCGAGCGGCTTGAGTATTTTATAA
- the metK gene encoding methionine adenosyltransferase, whose protein sequence is MTDRKLFTSESVTEGHPDKIADQISDAILDEILKGDPKARVACETSVTTGMALIAGEITTSTYVDIPKVVRETVKEIGYTRAKFGYDFQTMAVLTAIDEQSPDIAQGVDKALEDRDSLTDSDIESIGAGDQGLMFGFACNETESLMPLPISLSHELARRLTEVRKDGTLDYLRPDGKTQVTVEYDEAGKPKRIDTIVISSQHHEKIELEQIQEDIKEHVIKPVVPADLIDDETKYFINPTGRFVIGGPQGDAGLTGRKIIVDTYGGYARHGGGAFSGKDATKVDRSGAYAARYVAKNIVAAGLADKCEVQLAYAIGVAQPVSISVETYGTSDYTEQQLVEAVRKTFDLRPAGIIQMLDLRRPIYKQTAAYGHFGRTDVDLPWEATDRVDTLKANLS, encoded by the coding sequence ATGACAGACCGTAAATTATTTACATCAGAATCAGTAACAGAAGGACATCCGGATAAGATTGCTGACCAGATTAGTGATGCTATCTTAGACGAAATCCTAAAAGGAGATCCTAAAGCACGTGTTGCTTGTGAAACATCTGTAACAACAGGTATGGCGTTAATCGCAGGTGAAATCACAACGTCAACGTATGTTGATATTCCTAAAGTCGTGCGTGAAACAGTTAAAGAAATCGGTTATACACGTGCAAAGTTTGGTTATGACTTCCAGACGATGGCAGTGCTGACGGCAATCGATGAGCAGTCACCAGATATCGCTCAAGGTGTGGATAAAGCGTTAGAAGATCGTGATTCATTAACGGATTCTGATATTGAATCAATCGGTGCAGGTGACCAAGGTTTAATGTTCGGATTTGCTTGTAACGAAACAGAAAGCTTAATGCCATTACCAATTTCTTTATCACATGAACTTGCACGTCGTTTAACAGAAGTACGCAAAGACGGTACGTTAGATTATCTACGTCCAGACGGTAAGACACAAGTTACTGTTGAGTATGATGAAGCAGGGAAACCGAAACGTATCGATACGATCGTTATCTCATCTCAACACCATGAGAAGATTGAACTTGAACAAATTCAGGAAGATATTAAAGAACACGTGATCAAGCCGGTTGTTCCAGCGGATTTAATTGACGATGAAACAAAATACTTCATTAATCCAACGGGTCGTTTCGTAATCGGTGGTCCTCAAGGGGATGCGGGTCTTACAGGTCGTAAGATTATTGTAGATACGTACGGTGGTTATGCACGTCACGGTGGCGGTGCATTCAGTGGTAAGGATGCTACTAAAGTAGACCGTAGTGGTGCATATGCAGCACGTTACGTTGCGAAGAATATCGTAGCAGCAGGTCTTGCGGATAAGTGTGAAGTACAGTTAGCTTACGCTATCGGTGTAGCACAGCCTGTATCTATCTCTGTTGAAACTTATGGTACTTCAGACTACACGGAGCAGCAGCTTGTTGAAGCGGTACGTAAAACATTTGATTTACGTCCAGCAGGAATTATCCAGATGTTAGACTTACGTCGTCCAATCTACAAACAGACAGCAGCGTATGGTCACTTCGGTCGTACTGATGTTGACTTACCGTGGGAAGCGACAGATCGCGTCGATACATTAAAAGCCAATTTATCATAA
- a CDS encoding CrcB family protein, protein MLFIVMSMLGAASRYGLSLIFENIWATLIVNVIGAFLMGYSSTALKTRLEPHHYKAITTGFLGSFTTFSTMSKETYVLLSTGAYRMLMLYLVLTIIGGFLLCLLGVKAGAR, encoded by the coding sequence ATGCTATTTATCGTGATGAGCATGCTCGGTGCCGCGAGCAGATATGGGCTCAGCTTAATATTCGAAAATATATGGGCTACACTGATTGTCAATGTTATCGGTGCTTTCTTAATGGGTTATAGTTCCACTGCGTTAAAAACACGCTTAGAGCCCCATCATTATAAAGCAATTACGACTGGGTTCCTTGGCAGCTTCACAACATTTTCCACGATGAGTAAAGAGACGTATGTATTATTGTCAACAGGCGCGTATAGGATGCTAATGCTTTATCTAGTGCTTACCATCATTGGTGGATTTCTGCTCTGCCTTCTCGGTGTAAAGGCAGGTGCGCGATGA
- a CDS encoding biotin-dependent carboxyltransferase family protein: MMGLQVINPGLFTTIQDLGRFGYQNIGLSPSGGMDYRAVMLGNLLLGNDEFMSIEMTMQGGIFKFEEACAFVITGGNMLAELNDTPVENRAVHNAEAGDILTFKAVKNGYRTYLTVKNGFKLDKVNNSYATHTKIGIGGVEGRTLRKDDILEFNKPEHSKTQRLATHFIDKVSTIRFIPGRQYKRFKDVHETLLNTYEISNTSDRMGMRLEGEPLQVKTNYDIISEPVQLGSIQVASDGQPIILLNDRQTVGGYAKIGTVYFADIPTLVQKAPGSEVRLVEGTLEEAIEEKKKMMSIINEVGLHAYDVRHTSGRIQKLIQRAE, from the coding sequence ATGATGGGATTACAGGTTATTAATCCAGGGTTGTTCACGACCATTCAAGATCTCGGTCGATTCGGCTATCAGAATATCGGTCTTAGTCCTTCTGGCGGAATGGATTATCGTGCAGTCATGCTTGGTAATTTACTCCTAGGCAATGATGAATTTATGAGTATCGAGATGACGATGCAAGGGGGGATATTTAAGTTTGAAGAAGCATGTGCATTTGTGATTACAGGAGGTAATATGCTTGCGGAACTTAATGATACACCTGTAGAAAATCGTGCTGTACATAACGCTGAAGCCGGAGATATCTTAACATTCAAAGCAGTGAAGAACGGCTATAGAACGTATTTAACAGTAAAGAATGGCTTTAAGCTGGACAAGGTGAATAATAGTTATGCAACACACACTAAGATTGGTATCGGTGGTGTTGAAGGGCGTACATTACGTAAAGATGATATTCTCGAGTTCAATAAGCCTGAGCATAGCAAGACGCAGCGCTTAGCGACACATTTTATCGATAAGGTGAGTACGATCCGTTTTATACCTGGTCGTCAGTATAAACGTTTTAAAGATGTTCATGAAACATTGCTGAACACTTATGAAATTTCAAATACATCTGACCGTATGGGTATGCGTCTAGAAGGTGAACCGCTTCAAGTGAAGACGAACTATGACATTATTTCAGAACCTGTCCAATTGGGTAGCATACAAGTTGCATCTGACGGGCAGCCGATTATTTTATTGAATGATCGTCAGACTGTCGGTGGTTATGCGAAGATTGGGACGGTATACTTTGCAGATATCCCGACACTTGTACAAAAAGCACCTGGCAGTGAAGTACGCCTTGTAGAAGGAACGCTTGAAGAAGCGATTGAAGAGAAGAAGAAAATGATGAGCATTATTAATGAAGTTGGCCTACATGCGTATGATGTAAGACATACGAGTGGCAGAATCCAAAAATTAATACAAAGGGCGGAGTAA
- a CDS encoding acetyl-CoA carboxylase biotin carboxyl carrier protein subunit has product MNSEKLQQLIDMMNDNDLKIIKVKSGKDEYYVEKAVQEVQYVPQAPVAGVPQSQVQAERETPGDHVQKSQLVGTYYNMQDETSKEPFIRVGDKVEKGDRIGIIEAMKVMNDVFADVDGTIEEIFVQNGTAVAYDEPLVRIKEK; this is encoded by the coding sequence ATGAATTCAGAAAAGTTACAGCAGTTAATCGATATGATGAACGACAATGATTTAAAGATCATTAAAGTAAAGTCAGGGAAAGATGAGTATTACGTAGAAAAAGCGGTGCAAGAAGTACAATACGTACCACAAGCACCTGTTGCAGGAGTACCACAATCACAAGTTCAAGCTGAACGAGAAACGCCAGGCGATCATGTACAAAAATCTCAGCTTGTCGGAACATACTATAATATGCAGGATGAAACATCGAAGGAACCTTTTATTCGTGTAGGAGATAAAGTGGAAAAAGGTGATCGCATCGGTATTATTGAAGCAATGAAAGTGATGAATGATGTCTTTGCAGATGTTGACGGTACAATCGAAGAAATCTTCGTACAAAATGGTACTGCTGTTGCATATGACGAGCCACTTGTACGTATTAAAGAGAAGTAA
- a CDS encoding S8 family serine peptidase codes for MTKKFKLKAALLSIGLVTTLVSPVQGAEFDTKKPRAPKLNSTSIAQNKAIDSQLKVLSQQGAIDNDLKGISGQVNVIVHYDEPSVGLERGLKQTKSKKWSKLSDEKVKEKIAKQQQKANSKMQNKGIKYKKNHSYQTVINAEAMTVDAKDIEKIAQIEDVALVEKDDVIQIDPSEMQASKQQDVAKDTMGDELNLKLIPSITHLKVDKVWELGNKGKGVKVGVIDTGIDYNHPDLKDVYKGGRNYVGGGDYNTKRNADDPYETKPEERPGHLPEVNESGSEYYTTHGTHVAGTIAAQGKNEFGMYGIAPNVDLYAYRVLGAYGRGSTSWIVGGIEDAVKDDMDVINLSLGNSSPEENQANSMAVNNAMLLGVTANVATGNSGPERSTIGGPATSPLGIGVGNTTLPEERIDVDLKLGEETKNYKLMAYEFGNNPETTLKDQYELVNIPGLGKKEDFAQVNVKDKVALVERGEIAFVEKIKNAKDAGAKAVIVYNSETGSNSPGPADIFVGASFDYIPTVDMDRTQGLALKAKLEKEKVMIDFTKFNVTTTPGDDVNDSSSRGPSLPNFDIKPDVSAPGTNILSTIPSFAVGDNYSKAYAQYTGTSMATPHISGVSALLKELHPEWTPFDIKSALSNTAKHLDKSKFDVFSQGAGLVQPLEAATATSLFKVAHETEVNGVKQTHTRGTIAFGNQVPTSKAQVITKTIDVQKLSSDDNYAIEVETTRPSKSGATVTTDVQSIQSGKVTVNLNIPAGTPVQGDEIQGYIHFKGNRSYALPFAANLSEVKKKGFEKFALTNYHMSPNGDGNNDASSVHMKVYNKQNLTLLKYYDLLNEKSGPAGDGYVGSIDLFPGLDGEKEVVLDGKLYNIEGSNRVEGKLADGVYAVDAITTSDNGNATADDYPLFVKTKPAEIKSLALNNGKLSFKLDDLYINAKETLASYDINYNVSEFLKASYELSNNKTGEVVISDGGEGTIDINDKGEYHLTLNVEDVAGNKASFKYTVNTNTNEVSEGHKDIKDNTGTPVDEAKTLTDSEVNQFVNGKQKVLTVEGDKAVTFTKSQLAKLSQMKKNKSIVLNTSLHAVSLNSANMNELSKYGDVTIQIKKVDSTYQNAVQVLVKAGDSEVKSLVRPYALYIKGNRGLNVYNADANQRVASKYDKKLGQYGIQVTQFNTFGLK; via the coding sequence TTGACCAAGAAGTTTAAGCTAAAAGCGGCATTATTATCGATCGGACTTGTAACAACACTGGTGTCACCTGTTCAAGGTGCAGAATTTGACACCAAGAAACCTCGAGCACCAAAGTTAAATAGTACAAGCATTGCCCAAAATAAAGCGATTGACAGTCAGCTGAAAGTATTGAGCCAACAAGGGGCAATTGATAATGACTTAAAGGGGATTTCCGGACAAGTCAATGTTATCGTACACTATGATGAACCCTCTGTCGGACTGGAACGAGGGTTAAAACAGACCAAGAGCAAGAAATGGTCAAAGCTCTCAGATGAAAAGGTTAAAGAAAAGATTGCAAAACAGCAGCAGAAGGCAAACAGCAAGATGCAGAATAAAGGCATCAAATATAAGAAGAATCATTCATATCAAACGGTAATTAACGCTGAGGCAATGACGGTTGATGCTAAAGATATTGAAAAGATTGCTCAAATTGAAGATGTCGCACTCGTCGAAAAAGATGATGTCATCCAAATCGATCCTTCTGAAATGCAGGCTTCAAAACAACAAGATGTGGCCAAAGATACGATGGGAGATGAGCTGAACTTAAAGCTGATTCCGAGTATCACACATTTGAAGGTAGATAAAGTATGGGAGCTAGGTAATAAAGGTAAGGGTGTTAAAGTCGGAGTAATTGATACAGGAATCGACTATAACCATCCAGATTTAAAGGATGTCTATAAGGGTGGCCGCAACTATGTTGGTGGTGGTGACTACAATACGAAGCGTAATGCAGATGACCCTTATGAAACGAAACCGGAAGAACGTCCAGGCCACCTGCCGGAAGTCAATGAAAGTGGCAGCGAATATTATACAACTCATGGAACACACGTTGCAGGGACGATTGCTGCACAAGGTAAGAATGAATTCGGAATGTATGGTATCGCACCGAATGTCGATTTATATGCATATCGTGTGCTTGGAGCGTACGGTCGTGGAAGTACGTCATGGATTGTTGGTGGCATTGAAGATGCGGTGAAGGATGATATGGATGTCATCAACTTATCGCTAGGTAATTCAAGTCCAGAAGAAAATCAAGCGAACTCGATGGCAGTGAACAATGCGATGCTCCTTGGTGTAACGGCGAACGTTGCAACAGGAAACTCCGGACCAGAGCGTTCAACAATTGGTGGACCGGCAACGAGTCCGTTAGGAATCGGCGTAGGTAATACAACACTACCTGAAGAACGTATAGATGTTGATTTAAAGCTAGGTGAAGAAACAAAGAATTACAAGTTGATGGCGTATGAGTTTGGAAATAATCCAGAAACAACGTTAAAGGATCAATATGAACTTGTAAATATACCAGGACTTGGAAAGAAAGAAGATTTTGCGCAAGTGAATGTGAAAGATAAAGTTGCACTTGTAGAACGTGGTGAAATTGCATTTGTAGAGAAGATTAAAAATGCAAAAGATGCAGGTGCAAAGGCGGTTATTGTTTACAATTCAGAGACAGGGTCAAATAGCCCAGGACCGGCAGATATTTTCGTGGGTGCTTCATTCGATTATATCCCGACTGTTGATATGGACCGCACACAAGGTTTAGCACTGAAAGCGAAGCTTGAAAAAGAGAAGGTGATGATTGATTTCACTAAATTCAACGTTACGACGACACCAGGAGATGACGTGAATGACTCATCTTCTCGTGGACCATCATTGCCAAACTTTGATATTAAGCCTGACGTGAGTGCACCTGGAACAAATATTTTGTCGACAATTCCTTCGTTTGCAGTAGGCGATAACTATAGTAAGGCATACGCACAATACACAGGAACATCGATGGCTACACCACATATCTCTGGGGTGAGTGCCCTATTGAAAGAATTACATCCAGAATGGACACCATTTGATATTAAGAGTGCACTGAGCAATACAGCGAAACATCTTGATAAATCTAAATTTGACGTCTTCAGTCAAGGTGCGGGTCTAGTTCAGCCACTTGAAGCTGCAACTGCAACATCACTTTTCAAAGTGGCGCATGAAACAGAAGTAAATGGCGTGAAACAAACACATACACGTGGAACGATTGCATTTGGCAACCAAGTTCCGACAAGTAAAGCACAAGTAATTACGAAGACTATTGATGTACAGAAATTATCATCTGATGATAACTATGCAATTGAAGTTGAAACAACACGACCTTCAAAATCTGGTGCAACAGTAACTACAGATGTGCAATCAATCCAGTCAGGTAAGGTTACTGTAAACTTAAATATTCCAGCAGGCACACCTGTTCAAGGTGACGAAATTCAAGGATATATTCACTTTAAAGGCAATCGTTCCTATGCTCTGCCATTTGCAGCGAACTTATCTGAAGTGAAGAAGAAAGGCTTTGAAAAATTTGCCCTGACAAACTACCATATGTCACCAAACGGTGATGGTAATAATGACGCTTCTTCAGTACACATGAAAGTATATAATAAACAAAACTTAACGCTGTTAAAATATTATGATTTACTGAATGAGAAGAGTGGACCAGCAGGTGACGGTTACGTAGGAAGTATTGATCTATTCCCTGGTTTAGATGGAGAGAAAGAAGTTGTGCTGGATGGTAAGCTGTACAATATTGAAGGCTCAAATCGCGTTGAAGGGAAGCTTGCAGACGGTGTATATGCAGTAGATGCTATTACGACGAGTGATAATGGAAATGCCACAGCAGATGACTATCCATTATTTGTTAAGACGAAACCAGCAGAAATAAAATCATTAGCTTTAAATAATGGAAAGCTATCATTTAAACTTGATGACCTGTACATCAATGCTAAAGAAACACTTGCAAGTTATGATATTAACTATAATGTTTCTGAATTTCTAAAAGCTAGCTATGAACTAAGCAATAATAAAACAGGTGAAGTCGTAATATCTGATGGTGGTGAAGGAACGATCGATATCAACGATAAAGGTGAATATCATCTCACATTAAACGTTGAGGATGTTGCAGGAAATAAAGCCAGCTTTAAGTATACGGTGAACACGAATACGAATGAGGTCTCAGAAGGACACAAAGACATCAAAGATAACACTGGGACACCAGTTGATGAAGCTAAGACGTTAACAGACAGCGAAGTCAATCAATTTGTTAACGGAAAGCAAAAAGTATTAACAGTGGAAGGTGACAAAGCTGTAACCTTTACTAAATCACAGCTTGCTAAACTTTCACAGATGAAGAAGAATAAAAGTATCGTATTAAATACATCGCTGCACGCTGTCAGTTTAAATTCAGCAAACATGAATGAACTGAGCAAATATGGAGATGTAACGATACAGATTAAAAAAGTAGACAGCACATATCAGAATGCAGTTCAAGTACTGGTTAAAGCTGGAGATTCAGAAGTGAAATCATTAGTACGACCTTATGCATTATATATTAAAGGAAACAGAGGACTGAATGTATATAATGCAGACGCTAACCAACGCGTCGCAAGTAAGTACGATAAGAAGCTTGGACAATATGGTATCCAGGTTACACAATTTAATACATTTGGATTGAAGTAA
- the pxpB gene encoding 5-oxoprolinase subunit PxpB, which yields MMKFFDVSENCISCVFNEKIAPDINTSVIALSRAIEQAQIEGITELVNSYNTLVIYFNDDITTHDELKKHISELKIADSNTEKKRTFVIPVCYDKKYALDLEELAAAHELTTEEVIQIHSENEYLVYMLGFMPGFPYLGGLDERIATPRRSSPRKAIPAGSVGIAANQTGMYPLQSPGGWNIIGQTPLKLYDPNRNPVVYYEAGDYIKYEPITLEQFDEIKRQVEAGTYEIQVKEEK from the coding sequence ATGATGAAATTTTTCGATGTTAGTGAAAATTGTATTAGCTGCGTATTTAACGAAAAAATCGCACCTGATATTAACACATCTGTGATTGCTCTAAGTCGAGCGATCGAACAGGCACAGATTGAAGGGATAACTGAACTGGTCAATTCATATAATACTTTAGTAATATATTTTAATGATGATATAACAACACATGATGAACTAAAGAAGCACATTTCAGAATTAAAGATAGCTGACAGTAATACTGAAAAGAAGCGTACGTTTGTAATACCTGTATGTTATGACAAAAAGTATGCGCTTGATCTAGAAGAACTTGCAGCAGCACATGAATTAACGACAGAAGAAGTGATTCAGATTCATTCTGAAAATGAATACTTAGTCTATATGCTAGGATTTATGCCGGGGTTCCCGTATCTTGGTGGTCTGGATGAGCGTATCGCGACGCCGCGTAGGTCATCTCCTAGAAAAGCGATTCCAGCAGGTTCTGTCGGTATCGCTGCGAATCAGACAGGAATGTATCCACTTCAGTCACCAGGAGGCTGGAATATTATCGGGCAGACACCACTGAAGCTCTATGACCCAAATAGAAATCCTGTCGTTTATTATGAAGCGGGTGATTATATTAAGTACGAACCGATTACGCTTGAACAGTTTGACGAGATTAAGCGTCAAGTTGAAGCGGGTACGTATGAGATACAAGTGAAGGAGGAGAAATGA
- the pckA gene encoding phosphoenolpyruvate carboxykinase (ATP) gives MGENTQVIEQLSKLNTGNLERQLSRTQLITEILFNGEGVLTESGAVRSETGKYTGRSPKDKFIVREAETEDNIDWGTINQPIEEEVFLNLLDKVTDYLSKKEKIYEFQGYAGADKSSQLQLRVVNELAWHNLFARTMFIRPETTEEGLNITPDFTIISAPHFKADPSVDGTKSETFIITSFRHKIILIGGTEYAGEMKKGIFGVMNYLLPTQGIMSMHCSANVGENKDVALFFGLSGTGKTTLSADPQRKLIGDDEHGWNDNGVFNIEGGCYAKTIDLSREKEPQIYDAIRYGAILENVKVDEKGVPDYTDKSLTENTRAAYPIDNIDNIVLPSIAGHANTIIFLTADAFGVLPPISKLTKEQAMYHFLSGFTSKLAGTERGVTSPQPVFSTCFGSPFLPLHATVYANMLGDLIDKHDAAVYLVNTGWTGGEYGVGSRMNLTHTRSMIRRAISGELKTVEYHQDEIFGLNIPKHVPGVPAEILYPRHAWVSKDAYDEKAKDLALRFQENFKKFGEKSAEIETKGGFNFRG, from the coding sequence ATGGGGGAAAATACTCAAGTAATTGAGCAACTGAGCAAATTAAACACTGGAAATCTAGAACGTCAATTATCAAGAACACAATTGATTACGGAAATTCTATTCAACGGTGAAGGTGTGTTAACAGAATCCGGTGCGGTACGCAGCGAAACCGGTAAATATACTGGACGCTCACCGAAAGATAAGTTCATCGTGCGTGAAGCTGAAACTGAAGATAACATCGACTGGGGTACAATCAACCAGCCTATCGAAGAAGAAGTATTCTTAAACTTACTGGATAAAGTGACAGACTACTTAAGCAAAAAAGAAAAGATCTATGAATTCCAAGGCTATGCAGGTGCTGATAAATCATCCCAACTACAACTACGCGTTGTGAACGAACTTGCTTGGCATAACCTATTTGCACGTACAATGTTTATCCGTCCTGAAACAACGGAAGAAGGACTAAACATTACACCTGACTTCACAATTATCTCTGCACCACACTTTAAGGCTGATCCATCAGTTGATGGAACGAAATCTGAAACATTCATCATTACAAGTTTCCGTCATAAGATCATCTTAATTGGTGGTACAGAATACGCCGGCGAAATGAAAAAAGGTATCTTCGGTGTGATGAACTACTTATTACCGACACAAGGCATTATGAGCATGCACTGTTCAGCAAACGTCGGTGAGAATAAGGACGTTGCGTTATTCTTTGGATTATCTGGTACTGGTAAGACGACACTATCTGCAGATCCACAGCGTAAACTTATCGGTGATGATGAGCACGGATGGAATGACAACGGTGTGTTTAATATCGAAGGCGGTTGCTATGCGAAGACGATCGACTTATCTCGTGAGAAAGAACCTCAGATCTACGACGCAATTCGTTACGGTGCCATCCTCGAGAACGTTAAGGTCGATGAAAAAGGTGTGCCGGACTACACGGATAAATCTTTAACTGAAAATACTCGCGCAGCTTATCCAATCGATAATATCGATAATATCGTTCTACCATCAATTGCAGGACACGCGAATACAATCATCTTCTTAACTGCTGATGCGTTCGGTGTGTTACCTCCAATCTCTAAATTAACGAAAGAACAAGCGATGTATCACTTCTTAAGTGGATTTACATCTAAATTAGCAGGAACTGAACGTGGCGTAACAAGCCCACAACCGGTATTCTCTACATGCTTCGGCTCACCGTTCTTACCGTTACATGCGACAGTATATGCGAACATGTTAGGGGATCTAATCGATAAACATGATGCAGCAGTTTATCTTGTGAATACAGGATGGACTGGCGGAGAGTATGGTGTCGGTAGCCGCATGAACTTAACGCATACACGTTCTATGATTCGACGTGCGATTAGCGGCGAACTGAAGACAGTTGAGTATCATCAGGATGAAATCTTCGGACTTAATATTCCGAAGCATGTACCAGGTGTACCGGCAGAGATTCTGTATCCCCGTCATGCATGGGTATCCAAAGATGCTTATGATGAGAAAGCAAAAGACTTGGCATTACGCTTCCAGGAGAACTTTAAGAAGTTTGGTGAGAAGTCCGCTGAAATCGAAACTAAAGGTGGATTTAATTTTAGAGGATAG
- a CDS encoding CrcB family protein — protein sequence MILVMLGAPIGAYLRLLLSKYNDAYPTGTLIANLLGSLLLGLCAALSDSWSLWICVGIFGSFTTFSTLNLELVALWQSHKRKCLTYALSSYIFGPLLFTVGYVLIHITKL from the coding sequence ATGATCCTTGTAATGCTTGGTGCTCCAATCGGGGCTTATTTAAGATTATTACTCAGCAAATATAACGATGCATATCCCACAGGGACGCTCATTGCGAACCTGCTCGGGTCATTGCTGCTCGGACTATGTGCGGCATTAAGCGATAGCTGGAGTTTATGGATATGTGTCGGTATTTTCGGCAGTTTCACGACATTTTCTACACTTAATCTTGAACTTGTTGCACTGTGGCAGTCGCATAAACGAAAGTGTCTTACTTATGCGCTTTCAAGCTATATATTCGGACCCTTACTGTTTACAGTCGGCTATGTTTTAATACATATTACAAAATTGTAA
- a CDS encoding nuclease-related domain-containing protein, with protein sequence MSLSNLQPMHYIALGLAVALLLFIVLFIYALSSKKKAIRAKEEALNKERSEMKSNYEESSEKSRLTFKKELAEQKDTYEAQLSTQNAQIDSLKLFSRDKGEYLTDLTLINLKDNLVAQERIRPEDMHVLANIYIPGKRVKSTDKLDHVILTRTGIYVIDSNYWTGHLYHGISEMQFDGEPIFETVFNILELDSKSEQTICLDKGEDGSAQFRSYKHSIEELKLKAERLEKVFELPYPVTPIAYYNAEGVGSEHITNYSRDNSVKVIVGEKELEHFFEKFVFHGRFQYKVEELEEVRAAIEHLNP encoded by the coding sequence ATGTCTTTATCAAATTTACAACCCATGCATTATATCGCACTTGGATTAGCAGTAGCACTGTTGTTATTCATCGTGCTCTTTATATATGCACTATCGAGCAAGAAGAAAGCAATACGTGCAAAGGAAGAAGCACTGAACAAAGAACGTTCAGAAATGAAAAGTAACTACGAGGAATCTAGTGAAAAATCAAGATTAACGTTTAAGAAGGAACTTGCTGAACAGAAAGATACATACGAAGCACAGTTATCGACACAAAATGCACAGATTGATTCACTGAAATTATTTTCTAGAGATAAGGGAGAATATTTAACGGATTTAACATTGATTAACCTTAAAGATAATCTTGTCGCACAAGAACGCATCCGTCCAGAAGATATGCACGTATTAGCGAATATCTATATTCCAGGAAAACGTGTGAAAAGTACAGATAAGCTAGATCACGTTATTTTAACACGTACAGGAATTTACGTAATCGATTCTAACTACTGGACAGGACATCTATACCACGGTATTAGTGAGATGCAGTTTGATGGGGAACCGATATTTGAAACAGTATTCAACATATTAGAACTAGATTCGAAATCTGAACAGACAATCTGTCTCGATAAGGGAGAAGACGGTTCAGCACAGTTCAGGTCATACAAACATTCGATAGAAGAACTGAAGCTAAAGGCAGAACGATTAGAGAAAGTATTCGAATTACCGTATCCGGTTACACCGATTGCTTACTACAATGCAGAAGGAGTAGGAAGCGAGCATATTACGAACTACTCTCGCGATAATAGTGTGAAGGTAATTGTCGGTGAGAAAGAATTGGAACATTTCTTCGAGAAGTTTGTCTTCCACGGCAGATTCCAGTATAAAGTTGAAGAATTAGAAGAAGTACGTGCAGCAATTGAACATTTGAATCCGTAG